The genomic interval GGACACCGTCGTTGTGAATCCACCCTGGATGATATATGAGGTGTATGACTACAGTTCTTACATTTATGAGACCGTTACCCTGGAATATATCAATGAGCTCTATCCTGTCACACAGGAGGTATTGTCGCAGCCAACAATGGGCCTGGGCGTTCCATTTTATCCGCTGGATAACTACCATACCAGTACAGGCATGCGTACCGATGATCCGATCAATATACAGTTCTATTATCTGATGGTGCCACCCTGGAACCTGAAAAATTATACAGGAGAAAGGTCTGTTTGTGCCAGTTCAAAACTACGCCTTGTCTCGATCGGCGATAACATGACCAACCCCGAAAACAACGATTATTACGAGGGTTATTATGTACTGGAATACAATGTTGGTCCGGACCTCAGTACAGGATGGAAAGCCATAGATTCCGTATCTGACCGGTATGGTGATGGATTTACCATTACACCCGCTCAGGCGATCCCGGAGGTAGCGAATACCAAACGAAACGTATGGTTCCGGCACAGGCAGAAAGCGGTGTACAACCATGGCGCTACGGTGCTCTATTCCCGCTGGTCACAACCTTCAGATGCTATCGAAATATCGCCTGCACCTCCAACTGTAGAAACTAACCAGATCTTCAAAACAACCGGCTGCTATAACGAAGGCGGAGGCACCATTACGATACCTGGTTCCGCTATCCATACAGGTTTCAGTAGCATACGCTGGACCCTCAGGAAAGGGATTGTCTCAACACCCTGTGACCCTGATCTGTCTAACCCGGGGTCTAACTGTGGCGACCTGCTGGCCCAAAGCAATGGCGCAGTTCCGGTGTCTGGCAGCATTACTATCGACAATGTTCCCAAAGGCACTTACACACTCTGGGTATTCAATCCCGGCGAAACGACCGGTAGCTGTATGACGCCCTATTACATTACTATAGAGGAATACGCTCCCTTAACAGCTGCAGAAAACACCAGCCAGCATAAAAACATCAGCTGCTATGGTGGCAGTGATGGCGCCATCAGTATCAGCGCCGACGGTGCAGATACAAATGCGGCGTATTACTTTGAGCTGCGCTCCGGTAGTACCGTTGTGCGCGCACAGGAGGAAGGTGTCAACAAAAGCATACTATGGGAGCACCTGCCCGCAGGTACCTACCAGGCAATTGTAAGAAATGCCCAATGTACCAACAGCGCACCACCGGTAAATATCGTGTTGCAGGAACCTGTCAGGGTAAGTGGTAACCTGGTCAGTAATGATCCTACCTGCACCTCACCGGGCAATGGCGCTATCTCCATGGCCGCGGCTGCCACCGGCAATTACGAATTTCAACTTTACCAGAATGGCTCGGTCGTAAAGACATCAGGCGTGCTGAATAATACGGGTACCTATACCTTCACAGACCTGCCGGGCGGCACCTATCGCGCGGTAATTATGAACAGCGATGCGCCTCTTTGTACGGGCTGGGACAGTACTGTTACTTTACGGGCACTATCTCCTTTAGGAGTAGCACTCTCCTCCTCCGACTCTGTTAGTTGTTCCGGCGGCAATGACGGACGCCTGCAATTCACGGCGAGTGGGGGTACGGGCCAATATCAGTACACATTGAACGGTATCAGCAACACCACCGGTCTTTTCACAGGTCTTGGCGCAGGTGCTTATACGGTTACTGTCAGCAACCAGGACAACACCTGCAGCGATGCAGTTGCATTAGCCGCCACTGTGTATCAGCGCGCAGCATTGAACGTACAGCTATCCACAACACCCCTCAGCTGCTATGGTCAGGCAGATGCGCTTATCAGCGCCGATGTGAACGGGGGCTCCGGCAATTATAACTATCGCTGGCAACAGCTGAAAAACGGCATATGGACAGACGGCGCCATCTGGTACGGTACAGATACCAGGATCGATGCGCTGGATGCAGGTTCCTATCGCCTAATCCTTACTGATAATAAAGCGACGGGGTGCAGTGTCACTTCTGCAGAAAGTACAATACCCGCGCTTACTGAATTGAAGATCACCAGCGTACAGGTACAGGATGCCGTTTGCCTCGCAGATGGCGCACATATCAGCATGAGCGGCGCTGGTGGCACGCCTGCTTATCTGTATGAATGGTCTACCGACAATGGTAACACTTATCAAACCTTTACACCTGGTACTGCCATTACACGATCTGGCGTTTATAAACTCAGGCTGACAGACGCGCACGGTTGCACCGTCGACGCGGAGAAAAGCTACACAGTTATACTGCCAGACCAGCCTCTGAGCTTTACCTATCAGCTTTCAGATTACCACGGGTACAATGTAGGCTGTGCAGGTGGTAATAACGGCTATATCGATATTACAGCTGCCGGTGGCAATGGCGCCGGCTACCAGGGCTATTTATATGCCATAGATAATGGCAGCTATGGCGCCAATGCACACATTGAAAGTATCAGGGCCGGCATGCATACGGTACAGGTAAAAGACGACCGGAATTGTGTAAGCAGTCAGCAGGTGAATTTCACAGCTCCTGCCAGCACTATCTCGCTGAAAGTGCTTAGCAAAACACACAACGGTTGCGGTGCAGATCCTGCAGGGCAGATCACACTGCAAGCCACCGGAGGCAATCAACCCTATACTTATTCATTGAACGATGGGCCATGGCAAAGCGATGCTACTTTCAGCAAGCTGGTAGCGGGCGATTACAAAGTGGCCGTACAGGATGCAGCAGGTTGTATGAACAGCATTGACATTACACTCACGGCAGCTTTTGAACCGATCGGGATAACAGCAGATATCAGTCCTGTCAGCTGCTTCGGTTTATCTGACGGGGCCATCGCAGTGAATACCAGCGGTGGTTCCGGCCAATATACCTATCACTGGAAAACCATTACAGCAGATAGCCAGGCGAAGAACCTGCCCGCGGGAGATTATCCGCTGGAAATTACCGACAGCAAGGGCTGTAAACAAAGCGCCACCTTTAGCATAACGCAACCAACGCAACTGGTGCTCAACATTGATGCACCGGCCATCTGTGATGGTCTCAGCGATGGTAGCATTACCAGTACAGTTAGCGGCGGTACCCCGCCCTACCAATATGCTTTGGACCAGAGCAGCTGGCTGCCTGCCGGCAACTTTAAAGGTCTCGCCCCCGGCAGCTACCGCATTGATGTACAGGATGCGCACCAATGTACGCAGATGCAGCAGGTAAGCATCGCCAAAAGCAATGTGCAGCCGGAAGTGAATTTCCTTTTATCCAGCCGGATGAACGCCCGCGATACCCTGGCCGTTCGTGAGATCTGCCTGCCTGCGCCGGACGACGTTAAATGGACTTTCCATCCGGACGCCGTGTACCTGGGCATGCAGGGCGATGTACCGCTCATCAGGTTTAATAATCCGGGAACCTATTGGGTGGAGATGAATGCGATGTTCGGACAATGCTCCTATACCTTACGCAAAGAGCTTCAGATAGGCGCCTATGACCCTTCAGCCGGCCCGGCCTATACGCAACCCGTACACGTAATAGATACCGTTCTGCTGTCTCCGAACCCTAACGACGGGCATTTTAATTACAATATTAAACTGAACAGGAAACAACAGATGATCGTGTATGTCTATGACCTGAACGGCGTGATGGCTGAGAAGCGGCAATATGCGCCTACGCTTGAAGTGAACGACTCATTTACGGTGGACGGTACTGCTACCGGCATCTTCATTCTGAGGGTGATTACACAAAGCGAAAGCAGGGATGTAAGATTTATTATATCAAGATAAGCTGGCGTACGCCTGTGATACAGCAATGCATCCGGAGGCAGGCATAGGTCTGCCTGTCTTCAGATGCATTGCTGCATTTATGCTACTCCAACCATCGCATGATTTTTTTGTACCTTTAGGCCTATGCTTACAGTTAGCGATTTATATATTTATCCTGTTAAATCATTAGGAGGATTTTCCCTGCGGGAAGCCCGGCTTACAGATCGTGGTTTTACATACGACAGAAGATGGATGCTGACAGATGAGAACAACCGTTTTCTCTCTCAGCGGGAAGTACCTGCCATGGCATTGTTGCAGGTCAGCCTCGGGGAGGAACACCTGCGCATCACCAATAAAAAAACAGGAGATCTTATCATGATCCCTTTTGCGCCGCTGACAACAACAAGCATCATGGTATCTGTATGGAATGACAATTGTATAGGTCAGCGCGTAAGTGACGAAGCAGATGCCTGGTTTAGCCGTCAGCTGGAGAGGTCCTGCAGATTGGTATACATGCCCGACAGTACGCAAAGGACCGTAGACGCCGCCTATGCCCACAATAAAGAGGTCACCAGTTTTTCTGATGGTTATCCCCTGCTGATCATTGGCCAGGCTTCTCTTGATGATCTGAATAGCAGGCTGGCGTCTCCGCTGCCGATGAATCGTTTCAGACCGAATATCGTATTTACAGGAGGTACTCCATTCCAGGAAGACAACATGAAACAATTCAGTATTGGAGATGTACAGTTCTTCGGTGTTAAACCCTGCGCGCGCTGCGTCATTACGACTATCGACCAGGAAAGCGGTGTTAAGGCAAAAGAACCGCTGAAAACACTTAGTACCTACCGTGCAAAAGATCAGAAAATATATTTTGGCCAGAACCTCTTGTTTAACGGAAGTGGCACTATCCGGGTGGGAGATATGATCACTTTGCCATAGTCGCAAGAACATCCCTTTCCCGAAAGGCTGGACACATTGGATCCAGAAAAGCCTCTTTTCCTATTTTACTACCGGCAAGGGCATTTTTGACAAGTCGGCTACTGCATAAAATGCAGACCGCTTGTTTGAGAATCAATTCTAAGCCTTAGTTTTGCCATATAAAGATTTTGCTTATATGGCTTTACGCATTAATCCATTTTCCAGGATCAATAACGATACTGGTTTTGGCAACAATTCCAACAGTTATGTAGGCCGTTTTATAAACCGGGACGGCACATTTAACCTGCGGAAGGAAGGGCTGCCGGTCTGGGAACGGATGAGCATCTACCATACCCTGCTCAACCTGCCCGCCTGGAAATTTTTCTGTGCCATCATCATCTTTTTCGTGTCTATTAACCTGGGCTATACGCTTATCTACCTGGCAATTGGTGCGAATGAATTTCAGGGTATAATGGGCACATCGAAATGGCAGGTGTTCAAGGAGGTCTATTTTTTCAGTACGGAGACCTTTACCACGGTGGGTTACGGCCGCGTGAACCCTATCGGCGACGGCGTCAACCTGGTAGCATCCATCGAGGCGTTGAACGGCTTCCTGTACCTGGCCGTTTTCACGGGTTTGATCTATGGCCGTTTTTCCAAGCCGAAAGCTTTCCTGAAATTCAGCGACCATGCGGTGATAGCCCCCTACAAAGACAAAACAGGCCTGATGTTCCGCTTTGCGTCCTTCAAGGATATGCACACGCTTACCGATGTGGAAGTCAGGGCTAATATAGCGCTGCTGGTACAGGAGGATGATAAGCCACTATACCGGTTCTTCGAACTGACACTGGAACGTAGCCATATCCAGAACCTGCCCATGAACTGGACGGTGGTGCATCCCATTGACGAGAACAGCCCTCTGCTGGGTTTAAATGAAGAAGATATCAAAACAGCGGATGTAGAGATCTATGTGCTGGTGAGAGGATTTGACGATGTGTTTTCCAACTTTGTGCTGAAGCGGACCTCCTATACATGGGAGGAAATACAGTTCAACCGGCGCTTTGTGCCTATGTACCGCGAAACAGGTAATACAACGGTCCTGGAGCTACAGAAACTGAATATGACCGTTCCGGCCGATGTAAAAAAAGAGGCAGAGCGCCTGGGATGACAGGCGATGCAATTTTGCACCACTATAAATCCGTTTTTTGCCGCTTTTTCCCCGTCTTGATTGTCTTATCCTGGTATAGGTTTACACTTTTGGTGAGATAATCCGTTTGAATTTTACAATATTAAAAGATAATCCTAAAAAGGTTGTTTTCTTTAGATTTTAGTCCTGGATCAGGTTGACAGTATCTGCTGTTAATCCTGATTTTGGACCATCTTTTTTCTTGGTTCGCCATCTCCTTACTAATTCCCCTTGTTTTGTATGTGCCTGATTCGGAGTCAGATAGTCGCAGCTTGTATGAGGCCTTTGTTCATTGTAGATGCGGATAGTCTCTGCTACTATAGCAGCCGCGGCTTCATAGTTTTTAAATAACCGGTCCAGGCCAAATTCTAACTTTAATATTCCATTTACTCGCTCAGCAATGGCATTTTCATACGGGTTGCCCTTCTCGGCCATACTAATGCCGACGTGACTATCATTAAGTAATTCTATGTAGTTTTTACTACAATATTGTGACCCTCTGTCAGAGTGGTGAATCAGGCTATATTTGATGGGATTCTTTATATCCGATAAAGCCATTTTTAAGGCCTCAATAGGCCCTTCGGCCTCCAGTGATGGATGTAAGCAATAACCGACGATTTTTCTTGAATAAGCATCAGTTATCAGGCTCAAATAACAGAACCGGGAGCCTACCAAAGGAAGGTAAGTAATATCACTAACCCACACCTGGTTAGCCTGACTAAGCTTCAGCTCTTTAATCAGATTAGGATATTTTTTGAAGGGATGATTAGAATCGGTAGTCCGTATTTTCTTACGTTTTCTTTTACGGACAAGCATTCCATTTTCAGCCAACAGATTGAAAAATCGATCCCTGCCTAATTTAATTTTATGATGTTGAAGAGTTTGTGAAAGCATTCTATGAAGTTTTCTGGCGCCCAGTCGCTTTTGTGAAGCTCTGATTTGCTCCGCTTTGTCAAGAACGATGGCCATTTCCAGGCCAAATTGATGATCGCTGTTTTTCCGCTTATAAAAAGCTTGTCTGCTTTTACCAAACAGTCCGCAAACATTACCCAAATCCTTGTCCGGATAATGTTCTTTTACTCTGCAGACGGCTTGGTACCAGGCTTTTTTTGGATCTCAATATTAAATTGTTCTTCAGCAACTTCGATCATTGTCTGAAAAGCAAATGCCTTTAAATTGGCATGTTCCAGCTTTTTACGGAGTTCTTCATTTTGCTTTCTTAAAGCATCAAACTCCTTTTTTTCCTGTTCTGTCATGGCCGTAGATATTATGGGTTTTTCCAAAGTCGTTTGCCTAAGTTCGGAAGAAAAAAGAGAGTACCAATAAGCTATTTGTGGTTTAGTGATCTTATAACGAGCTGCGACCTGGCTCATGCTTTGGTCTCCGGCCATGTAATCGGCTACGACTTTGTTCATGAACGACTGCTCATATTGGAACTGTGGTCCCAGGCGTCCCTTGCGTCCACCTTTGTTCTGATTGTTTGAATTTTGCATGTTTTACACTTTTTAAGGTGTAAACCTATTTCAGGACCTGACAGATACCGCTTTTATACCGCTAATCTTACGTTAATCTTACGTTCGTGAACGTAGTATTAACGTAAGATTAGCGGTATAAAAGCGGTATAAAAGCGGTATCAAGACGGTATACGAATGTTGTCTTAGTCCTGAAAAACTTTACAGTTTCCATGGTGGTGTTCAGGATTGACTTTGCAGGTACGCAAATTAAGCTTACACGGCTATTTTTTGCTGCCTGACCTTCTTTTTGGCGATCCCTCTTCGTACCTGTGCACTGCCAATACGGATTATTACCTCATCAACTGCTCTCCAGTCCACAATACACATTGGAGAAATCCTTCTTTTCCAGGTCACTTTTATGGATCACAAAGTAAATTTCACCGGCATCCCAGAACTGAAAACCCGGATTATTATCTGAGCCAACCCTCAGGAGCACCATCCATTCCTCCGGCTTGCCTTTTTTCGCATTTGCGGCCTCCATTTCCGGCGTATCATGCTGCTTGAAGACGTGGGAGTTCATACTATGCATTGGATTGACAGAAGAGGCTTTAAATCCGTTTTTCAGTTTTTCGGTCTCTTCGTACATATCTTCCATATCTGCAAGTGCCGGATAGCGCATGCGGGTATTGTACATAACAGGTATATCAGGGTATTTCCCGGCCTTAACCCGGAAAGGCCTGTATATACCCTGATCATCATAGATGAATGCCGGTTCTATATCCAGGTCTTTTGCTGATTGCAGCTGGCTGATATCACCATCATAATAAAGTACTTCCGGCCCCATCTCCTCCTGATCCTGCAGGTCCCGGACAAAGAAATAAAGCATGCCGGTCCGCGGCAGGTAATCCTGCAGCGGCGCAATGGCGGCACAATTGATCTGGGCAATGAACTGCAGCCCTCTTTCCTGTGCATAAGCGTCGATGAAAGAAGGATAACTCAGCCCCGGGGGCAGGTCGGGCAAACCACCGAAACGATGGTTCCCCTTTTCGGTATAAGTATCTTCTACTGTTGTTTCCAGGGCTATTGATCTGCGGGTATACCTGGCCAGGCCATCCCTGAACCTGTCCAAGCCTGCGGCCCTGATCCCGTCTTCCAGCAATTGCAGTAAGGCCGGGTCATATCTCGCATAGAAACGGCTATCATCATATGGAATGGTTCCCCGACCATCTGCGCCTTTGTAGCTATAATCGAGCAGCGACATTTTCTTTGCCAGTTCCAGGTTCAGTTGAGGGATGTTTTCCACTCCTGCAGGCAGGTGTTGCAGCGGGTTGTTTTCAATATTCAGGTACCGGAGCCGGGCTACCTGTTCCGGCACTGAAATAAGCCTGTTGTTCTCCAGCACCAATGTTTCCAGGCTCTCTGCCAGGGTGGGATGAACGGATTGCAGCTGGTTGTTGCCGAGATAAAGTTTCTTTAATACAGGCAGTTGCCATATGGCAGGAGGAATACTTTCTACCCTGCTATCGGCCAGGCGGATGGTTTCCAGCTTTTTCAGGTCACCCAGCCAATCCGGCAGCCTATCCAATGCAATTACACCGGTCAGCGAGAGGTCTTTCAATTCCGTCAGCCGGCGGATTGTCCGGGGCACTTCCTTAAAACCAGCTGCCTGTTTATTATCCCGAAAATCAATTGACAATACTTGCAACCGGGTGAGTGGATGAATGAGCGCTTCCAATATACCGGGGTCAGGGTCAGTAAGCGAGAGGCGATGTACAATTCCGGGGTCGGCCGTACGCAGCTCTTCCGGGCTCAGGAAGCGGTAGTGCTCCCAGGAGAGATTGTCTATACGCAGGCTTGCGGCCACCTTCACCGGATATTTGTTAAAATGTCCAATGATGAACAGCCACCCGTTTTCCAGGACGACATCTGCCGTAAGTTCCTGAGAGTATTGAAACCCGCCTTTCCAGACATAGGTCAGGGTGGTGTTGTTCCTTTCCTGCTCAAAATGGAATTTGCCGGTAGGTATACCCGATTGATAGATCCCCCTGAAATAGAACTCAAGGTATACCCTCTTGCCGCTATAACTATTGATGATATCACTTTCCTGCGGATCCATATAGTCAGGCGCCTGTCCTTCAATTCTGACATACAGTTCACCGCCTCCTTCAGAGATGTACGCCCGGCTTTCGGCGTTCAGTGTAAATGTATGCGGGCCGATCAGCCAGTACTCCCCGCCTTCAGCAGGAATATTCTCTCCGTCATTTTCTGCATTATCTGTATTCACCCGGTATTCCGGGGAGGTAATATCTGTAGCAGCACCTTTCGCAGGAGTCCTGGCAGGTTCGTCAAAGTATTGGAGGCTTTGCCAGATCTGCTCAAACAGGGGTTCATAAAATTCACGGGAGGCAACAGTACAATCGGCGGTAATGATATATCCATATTCATCGCTGACTGGTACCAGGCCAAAATAATAGAAAATTCCTTCCGGGGATTGTGCCGTCCTGATATCGGACTTGCGCCCTGCAACCGGCAGCGTTCTATCAGCTATTACCTCAACGGTACCACGCTCTTCGAGACAGCTTTCCCGAAAGCGTGCAGTAAGGTCATTGCCTTCATAGTAATCATAGAAGCTGAGCTCCTCCATACTGATGGAGACATAGGACAAACATTTATCGCCCTCCCTGTGCTCGGCCGTGATGCTTTGCCCGAAGGTCAGGATATGCTCATATATGGACGGAAAACTAAGGCTGCATTTATCGGTTATCGTTGATTGCATAGGGCGGATCATTTGTAAATACCGGCATCAAGTATACTATTTTTTGAATGAATATGCTACAAAAAAGACCAGATCAGCCGTTTTGAGCCTGTGCTGAAATCTGATATATTATTTTATTTTTGCCTCAAATAAATGAAATGGAAGATTTTGTAATTGTAGTGAATCGCATAGAAGAGTTGCAGTCAGTGGAGGACCGTCAGGAGCTGGAGCTGATATTTGAGAAAGCGAAACGGACGATAGTGGGAGGTATGGATGTAATACTGATGAGGGAAAACAGTAGCGGCAAACGGGAAAAATTCCAGACTATCTCCAATGAACGTGATTTTGAGGATTACAGGAAACAGGTGTTCCGTTTCCTGTAAGATGATCTATAAATGACATTTACAATGCCGGCAATTATTGCTGAGGCTAAAATGCAAAACGCCGGAGCGATGATCTCCGGCGCTTTTGTTTCTAATAAGGTTTGGCCTGCCTTATCATATAGCGATACCTGAAAGAATCATGGTAAGCTCCGCATACCAGACCGCCGCGTATTACCTGTGTACTATCTTTCCTGGTAACCGGGTAGCTATCGTCGTCGTAAATATATTCGTAGGTTGTTACAGTAGAATTATCAAAATCATTATTGTATCTACCTACTGTCTTTGCCACGTTGTTGGCAGAAAAACCGAAATTAGGATCATATGGCCTGATAATGAAAAACGCAGCCTGTCTTGAGCCATAGTTTACCTTATCAATTTTAGACGCCAGAACAGGGCATGAACAATACCGGTTTAACAAATTGAACCTTTACCGATACTTTTTGAACGCCTGCCTATCATCTGCCGCCGGCCCTCACATCTACCTTTGAGTAATAATTTAATCTTATGGAAAAGATCATGAAAGGAGTGTTACCAAAAGGTACAGCGTCTACGCAAATGTCTGCATCGGAAAGTAATGACACCGGTGCTTATTTCAGCAGATATTTCCTGGCATTGGCCGATTATAATATCTGGGCAAATAACATAGCTATTGGATGGCTGCAACAAACAGATGATCAGCAATGGGAGCAATCTGTCAGCAGTAGTTTCGGCAGCATCCGGCAAACGGCGCTCCACATTGCCAGCGCAGAAAAGATCTGGATTGACTACTGGAAAAAAGAACCTGATCCGGTCTTTTTATCTGCTGTATTTACAGGCACAAAAAGTGAGCTGATAGATATCTGGAGAAAATCATCTGCCGGTTTGAAAGATTTTATTGAGGGATGTCCTGAAGAATACTATCTGCAGGAAGTTATTTTTAAATGGCCCCGCGGCGGAGAAGGCCGGATGGAGTTTGCGCAAACTGTAGGTCACGTCATGAACCATTCTACCTATCATCGCGGGCAATTGGTAAACATATTGCGCCAGGTCGGTTTTACACAGCTGGCTTCCACTGATCTGGCTACTTACTATCGTGTGATCAGTCAAAAATGATTGGAACATCGCTTAAAGAACTACCCTACGCAATCAGGTACACGAATAAAACCAGGGTGTATCCTACTTTTTGATACGCCCTGGTTATCTTATCCGTTTGCATTGGAAGATGAGCATTATCATATTCTTAATCCATTGCATTCCCTGCTCCCTTTGCTGATTCCTGTAACATTATTTATTGCGAAGCATCAGCCGGGGTACTGCAGCCATGTTTCATCCCATTTAAACACAGTTATGTCACATATTTAACAGATATTCCGCGAATCTGTCGACCTTGTTGCATAAAAAAGTCATGAGAACACTGATCTTTCTTCTCCTGCTACTGCCCCTTGCAATATCAGCCCAGACGGAGAAAAAACTCATTTCCTTCGGACAGCCGGACAGTATCTACTCTGCTGTACTGAAAGAGAAAAGGCCGCTTTGGATATATAGTCCCAATGTTGATACGGCATATTTCGAGAAGCCCTCCTACCCTGTCTTATATGTACTGGATGGAGATGACCATTTTGCATCACTGCAGACCGTCATACAGCAACTGAGCCTTAATGGCAATACTGCGCTGCCGCAAATGATCATTGTTGGCATCGTTAATACGAATGGTAATCGTATGCGGGATCTCACGCCTACTCCGGATCCGAAAATGCCCGGTTCTGGCGGAGGTGAACAGTTTACATCCTTCCTGGAAAAAGAACTGCTTCCCTACATTGACAGCAAGTATCCCACCGCCCCTTTCAAGATGCTTTCGGGGCACTCTCTGGGAGGATTAATGGTGGTGAATACACTCATACATCATCCTGATCTGTTTAATGCTTACATCGCTTCCGATCCGACCATATTCTGGAACGATAGCCGGATACTCTCAACCATGGATAGTTTGCTGGAACACCAGGACTTCAGCAACAAACGATTCTACCTGGCCATCGCACATACCATGAACCAGGCCCTGGACACCATTCAGGTCAGAAGAGACAATGCAATGGGCTCTATACATACAAGTGCCATCCTGCAACTGGCAGAGAAACTGAAAACGCACCCGGGCAATCATCTCAACTGGTCTTATAAGTATTATGACAATGACTATCATAATTCCATTCCCTTCATTGCCCAGTATGATGGCCTGCGATCTTTCTTCCGGCTGTATACGTTCCCTACATACCTTTACCCCGACAACTCCGACGCAGATTCCCTGCGAACGCTGATCACAGCGCATTATAAAGCACTCAGTAAAGATATGGGATACCCTGTTCGTCCCTATGAATGGGAGTTTAATCAGCTGGGCTATCACCATCTCTCCATGAAGAATTATGCAAAATCACAGCTGTTCTTCCAGCTCAATATTGAATACTTTCCAAAGAGTTATAACACCTACGACAGCATGGGCGACTACTACATGCAAACAGGCGATTCTGCAAAGGCAGTCAGTTACTGGAAGCAATCGCTTGCTGTCAAATTTGTGCCGCGTGTCCAGGAAAAGGTGCAGCATGTTGCATTATCTACTAGATAATTATGCTGTATAAAAAGATAGTGGGGCGATACTATTTTATAAAAAAACAGTAAATTAGGGTAGACCCATTATCCGCGGATAATACCATAGACCTGTATATGACCTGTAATCTAAACCCGTAAACTTCTTATAACCCATCAATTTCCAACAAGGGATAGCTGAAAACCTTCAGAAAAGAGTAGGCATTTATTTCCTCCTAAATGACCGTTTATGAAAAAGAAAGCCAAAAAGAAACTGAACATCAGTAAAATGAAAATTGCCAGACTGAGTGAAACAGCAGAAAAGAAAATGCAGGCTGCTACCATTCCGCCTAACACATTCTGGTGTACCACAACAGGATTGTAATACTACTGATATACCCGTACTATGCTAAAAGCCGGTTGGATCTGAATCCTACCGGGCTGCGCCAAGTGACTACAGGGTAATAACGATCAGCGAAAATCATGATTAAAGAGCATGTATCAAAAGAC from Chitinophaga filiformis carries:
- a CDS encoding T9SS type A sorting domain-containing protein; this encodes MPRNNRSVRPTLQTALCVIQPAILTPVRFMYSNHVPISINRKRILYVLFFLLMNIRVSAQIWHPTEPARMYIAIDPVNNNHLGNTFATWPYTLYGPKFVATPIHQEPTEWLYYMDTVVVNPPWMIYEVYDYSSYIYETVTLEYINELYPVTQEVLSQPTMGLGVPFYPLDNYHTSTGMRTDDPINIQFYYLMVPPWNLKNYTGERSVCASSKLRLVSIGDNMTNPENNDYYEGYYVLEYNVGPDLSTGWKAIDSVSDRYGDGFTITPAQAIPEVANTKRNVWFRHRQKAVYNHGATVLYSRWSQPSDAIEISPAPPTVETNQIFKTTGCYNEGGGTITIPGSAIHTGFSSIRWTLRKGIVSTPCDPDLSNPGSNCGDLLAQSNGAVPVSGSITIDNVPKGTYTLWVFNPGETTGSCMTPYYITIEEYAPLTAAENTSQHKNISCYGGSDGAISISADGADTNAAYYFELRSGSTVVRAQEEGVNKSILWEHLPAGTYQAIVRNAQCTNSAPPVNIVLQEPVRVSGNLVSNDPTCTSPGNGAISMAAAATGNYEFQLYQNGSVVKTSGVLNNTGTYTFTDLPGGTYRAVIMNSDAPLCTGWDSTVTLRALSPLGVALSSSDSVSCSGGNDGRLQFTASGGTGQYQYTLNGISNTTGLFTGLGAGAYTVTVSNQDNTCSDAVALAATVYQRAALNVQLSTTPLSCYGQADALISADVNGGSGNYNYRWQQLKNGIWTDGAIWYGTDTRIDALDAGSYRLILTDNKATGCSVTSAESTIPALTELKITSVQVQDAVCLADGAHISMSGAGGTPAYLYEWSTDNGNTYQTFTPGTAITRSGVYKLRLTDAHGCTVDAEKSYTVILPDQPLSFTYQLSDYHGYNVGCAGGNNGYIDITAAGGNGAGYQGYLYAIDNGSYGANAHIESIRAGMHTVQVKDDRNCVSSQQVNFTAPASTISLKVLSKTHNGCGADPAGQITLQATGGNQPYTYSLNDGPWQSDATFSKLVAGDYKVAVQDAAGCMNSIDITLTAAFEPIGITADISPVSCFGLSDGAIAVNTSGGSGQYTYHWKTITADSQAKNLPAGDYPLEITDSKGCKQSATFSITQPTQLVLNIDAPAICDGLSDGSITSTVSGGTPPYQYALDQSSWLPAGNFKGLAPGSYRIDVQDAHQCTQMQQVSIAKSNVQPEVNFLLSSRMNARDTLAVREICLPAPDDVKWTFHPDAVYLGMQGDVPLIRFNNPGTYWVEMNAMFGQCSYTLRKELQIGAYDPSAGPAYTQPVHVIDTVLLSPNPNDGHFNYNIKLNRKQQMIVYVYDLNGVMAEKRQYAPTLEVNDSFTVDGTATGIFILRVITQSESRDVRFIISR
- a CDS encoding MOSC domain-containing protein codes for the protein MLTVSDLYIYPVKSLGGFSLREARLTDRGFTYDRRWMLTDENNRFLSQREVPAMALLQVSLGEEHLRITNKKTGDLIMIPFAPLTTTSIMVSVWNDNCIGQRVSDEADAWFSRQLERSCRLVYMPDSTQRTVDAAYAHNKEVTSFSDGYPLLIIGQASLDDLNSRLASPLPMNRFRPNIVFTGGTPFQEDNMKQFSIGDVQFFGVKPCARCVITTIDQESGVKAKEPLKTLSTYRAKDQKIYFGQNLLFNGSGTIRVGDMITLP
- a CDS encoding ion channel: MALRINPFSRINNDTGFGNNSNSYVGRFINRDGTFNLRKEGLPVWERMSIYHTLLNLPAWKFFCAIIIFFVSINLGYTLIYLAIGANEFQGIMGTSKWQVFKEVYFFSTETFTTVGYGRVNPIGDGVNLVASIEALNGFLYLAVFTGLIYGRFSKPKAFLKFSDHAVIAPYKDKTGLMFRFASFKDMHTLTDVEVRANIALLVQEDDKPLYRFFELTLERSHIQNLPMNWTVVHPIDENSPLLGLNEEDIKTADVEIYVLVRGFDDVFSNFVLKRTSYTWEEIQFNRRFVPMYRETGNTTVLELQKLNMTVPADVKKEAERLG
- a CDS encoding IS3 family transposase produces the protein MGNVCGLFGKSRQAFYKRKNSDHQFGLEMAIVLDKAEQIRASQKRLGARKLHRMLSQTLQHHKIKLGRDRFFNLLAENGMLVRKRKRKKIRTTDSNHPFKKYPNLIKELKLSQANQVWVSDITYLPLVGSRFCYLSLITDAYSRKIVGYCLHPSLEAEGPIEALKMALSDIKNPIKYSLIHHSDRGSQYCSKNYIELLNDSHVGISMAEKGNPYENAIAERVNGILKLEFGLDRLFKNYEAAAAIVAETIRIYNEQRPHTSCDYLTPNQAHTKQGELVRRWRTKKKDGPKSGLTADTVNLIQD